In Nevskiales bacterium, one DNA window encodes the following:
- a CDS encoding YebC/PmpR family DNA-binding transcriptional regulator has translation MGAQWKTKIKEATANAKGRIFSKLSKEIMVAARAGADPAMNPRLRMAIEQAKKASMPKDNIERAIKKGAGLTGEAAQFEKVTYEGFAPHRVPVIVECLTDNVNRTVSSMRTLFRKGQLGAAGSVSWDFDHLGMIEALPAKPDADPDLAAIEAGASDLEPGENGAMLFYTAPAEMDAVSRALPNYGFTVQSAQWIYRCRNPLTLGGAERAEVEAFLQAIDEDDDVQNVYAGLAG, from the coding sequence ATGGGCGCACAGTGGAAAACCAAGATCAAGGAAGCGACGGCCAACGCCAAGGGCCGCATCTTCTCCAAGCTGTCCAAGGAAATCATGGTCGCGGCGCGCGCCGGCGCCGACCCGGCCATGAACCCGCGCCTGCGCATGGCGATCGAGCAGGCCAAGAAGGCCTCCATGCCGAAGGACAACATCGAACGCGCCATCAAGAAGGGCGCCGGCCTGACCGGCGAGGCGGCGCAGTTCGAGAAGGTCACGTATGAAGGCTTCGCGCCGCACCGCGTGCCGGTCATCGTCGAGTGCCTCACCGACAACGTGAACCGCACCGTGTCCAGCATGCGCACGCTGTTCCGCAAGGGCCAGCTCGGCGCCGCCGGCTCGGTGTCCTGGGACTTCGACCACCTCGGCATGATCGAGGCGCTGCCGGCGAAGCCGGACGCCGATCCCGACTTGGCCGCGATCGAGGCCGGCGCCAGCGACCTGGAGCCGGGCGAGAACGGCGCCATGCTGTTCTACACCGCGCCGGCGGAGATGGACGCCGTCAGCCGTGCATTGCCCAACTACGGCTTCACCGTGCAGTCCGCGCAGTGGATCTACCGCTGCAGGAATCCGCTCACGCTGGGCGGGGCCGAGCGCGCAGAAGTTGAGGCCTTCCTGCAAGCCATCGACGAGGACGACGACGTGCAGAACGTCTACGCGGGGCTGGCGGGGTAG